The DNA segment AGGCGCCGCGCACCGTCTACGGCGAGCCGCAGATGCCGCTGGCCGGAGCGAGTTTCGCCCGGACCCTGGCCGACCGCACCGCACCCGGCGGCAAGAAGACCCAGTACTTCGAGATCATGGGGAGCCGGGCCATCTATCACGACGGATGGCTGGCCGCCGCGCGCGGTCCACGGTTGCCCTGGGTTCCCGGGCAGCCCGAGGGCATCGCCACCTGGACCCCGGACAACGACCGGTGGGAGCTGTACCACCTTGAGGAGGACTGGTCACAGTCCCGAGATCTCGCAGACCGCCTGCCCAAGAAGCTGGCCCAGATGCGGGAGTTGTTCGCCATCGAAGCGGCCCGCAACGCGGTGCTGCCCATCGGCGGCGGGTTGTGGGTGCCCGTGTATCACCCGGAACTGCGCATCTCCCCGCCGTACCGGGAGTGGGAGTTCGCCGGCGACATGGTGCGGATGCCCGAATTCTGCGCACCCGCTCTGGGAAACAGGAACAACGTCGTCACCATCGACGTCGACATCCCCGCCGACGCCAACGGGGTGCTGTACTCGCTCGGTGCAGCGGCGGGCGGACTGACCTGCTACCTCGACGAGGGTCACCTCTGCTACGAGTACAACCTGTTCATCCTGTCGCGCACCAAGATCCGCTCGGAGAGCAAGCTGCCGCCCGGGCGGACGACCCTGGTGGTGACGACCCGGTACGCGCAGCCGCGTCCGGCCGGTCCACTCGACATCACGATCGCCCGAGACGGTGACACCATCGCCGCGGGCTGCGTCCCGATCAGCGCGCCACTGCTGTTCACCGCCAACGACTGCCTCGACATCGGCACCTGCCTCGGCTCACCGGTCTCCTTGGACTATCGCGAACGCGCCCCGTTCCCCTTCGAGGGCCACATCCATCGGGTCCACGTCGCCTACACCTGAGCGGCAGGGGTGATGCCGGGCATGCCTACGGCAGGCGGGTGACCAGCTCTTCGACGCCCACGCGCGGGCCGGTGAAGAACGGCGTCTCCTCGCGGACGTGCCGCCGTGCGTCGGTGGCGCGCAGATCACGCATCAGGTCGACGATGCGGTGCAGTTCGGGCGCCTCGAAGGCGAGGATCCACTCGTAGTCGCCGAGCGCGAACGCCGGCACGGTGTTGGCGCGGACGTCCTTGTAGCCGCGCGCGGCCATCCCGTGTTCGCTCAGCATTCGCCTGCGCTCGTCGTCGGGCAGCAGATACCAGTCCAGCGACCGGACGAACGGGTAGACGCAGATGTAGTTACCCGGGTCCTCCCCGGCGAGGAAGGCGGGGATGTGGCTCTTGTTGAACTCAGCGGGCCGGTGGAGTGCGACGTTGCTCCACACCGGCGAGCTGGCCCGGCCCAGCGCGGTGGTGCGCCGGAAGTCGGCGTAGGTGGCCTGCAGCGCCTCCACGGTGTCGGCGTGGGTCCACATCATGAAGTCGGCGTCGGCGCGCATGCCCGCGATGTCGTACAGCCCGCGGACCACCACGCCGCGTTCCTCCTGCTGTTTGAGGAAGGTCGCGGTCTCGTCGACCACCGCCGCGCGTGCCTGCTCGTCGTATCCCAGCTCCCCCGGGCGGACCGAGAACACCGAAAACATCAGGTAGCGGATGGTGGAGTTGAGTGCGTCGAAGTCGAGCTTGGCCATGGTTCTATCGTGCCACGCCGGCCGTGGCCAGCGCGGCCACCGCCCTGGTGGCCGACGCCACGCACGCGGGCACCCCGATGCCGTCCAGATAGCCACCGGCGACGGCCACCTCGCGCGGCAGCCCGGCCCGCACGTCGGCGACCAGGTCGGCGTGGCCGGGCCCGTACTGCGGCATCGCGTCGATCCACCGGTGCACGTGGCTGTCGACGGGCTCGGCGTCGATGCCGAAGACGGTCGCCAGATCGGCGGCGGCCCACGACAGCAGGTCCTCGTCTCCCGCGCTGCGGGCAAGATCGTCACCGAAGCGGCCGTAGGACAGCCGCACGAGTTCGACGTTGCCGCGCTGGCCCCACTTGCGCGACGACAGCGTGATCGCCTTGGCGCGCAGACGTCGCTGCGGGTCGTCGGTGGCGACCAGCACGCCGGACTGCTGGGGCAGGGGTGTGCCGCCCGGCAGCGCCAAGGCGACCACCGCCGCCGAGGCCACCGCAATGCGCCGCGCGGCCGCCGCCGTGCGCGGGGCGATGTGCTCGACCAGCCCCGGCAGCCGCGGTGCGGGCACCGCCAGCACCACGGCGTCGGCCGGCCAGCGGTTGCCCTCGTCGTCGAGCAGTTCCACACCGCGGCCCGTCCGGTCGACCCGCTGCACGGCGACCTGCGCCCAGTGCAGTCCGGCCTGGCGGCGCAGCGCATCGAGCAGCACGGTGTATCCGCCGTCGACCGCGCCGAAGACCGATCCCGGCGCCGGTGGCGGCAGCGCGTCGCGCACCGCTTCAGTGAGGTTGCGGGCACCGCAGTCCAGCGCGGCGGCCAGCGTCGGGGCGGCCGCGCGCAACCCGATCGAGGCGGCCGACCCGGCGTAGACGCCGCCAAGCAGGGGATCGACCGACCGGGCTACGACCTGCTCGCCGAACCGGTCGGCGACCAGGTCGCCCACGCTGGGGTCGGCGCCGGGCCGCCAGCGCAGCGGCCGCATGGGTTCGTCGGTGATGCGCGCGATGGTCGCATCGTCGACCAGTCCCGCCATCGTCACCGCACCGGACGGGATGCCCTGCAGGGTGTGCTGGGGCATCGGGTGCAGCCGGGACTGGCTGTAGATGAGCGGTCGGGCACCGGTGGTGCCGATCTGGCGGCCGCCGAGACCGAGTTCGGCCAGCAGCGCCGGCACCTCGGGCCGCCGCGCCACGAACGCCTCGGCGCCGACGTCGAGCCACTGTCCGCCCACCCGTTCGGTGCGCAGCACCCCGCCGAGCCGGTCCGCCGGGTCCAGCACGGTGATCTCCGCGTCCGGTCCGGCGGTCACCCGCAGCCGGTAGGCCGCGACCAGCCCCGAGATACCGCCGCCGACGACGCAGAACCTCGCGCTCACAACGAATGCACCAACTCCACGGTGGCCGTCACGATCTGCGGGTCGGTGGCGGGCAGCACACCGTGCCCGAGGTTGAACACATGCCCCGCCGCCCCGGCGTCGACCGCGCGTCTGCCGTCCTCGACCACCGCCCGCACGGCCGGTTCGACCACCGGCCACCCGGCCAGCAGCACGACCGGATCGAGGTTGCCCTGCAGCGCGCTGCCGCGCTCGACCCGGCCGGCCGCGTCGGTCAGCGAGGTGCGCCAGTCCACACCCACCACGCCGGGCGCCCCCGACGCGGCGATCGCTTCGGACATGGCGCCGAGCAACTCCGCGGTGCCCACCCCGAAGTGGGTCATCGGCACACCGGCCGGCGCCAGCGCCTGGAACACCCGGGTGCTGTGCGGCAGCACGTAGCGGCGGTAGTCGGCCAGCGAGAGCGTGCCCGCCCACGAATCGAACACCTGCAGCGCGTCGACCCCCGCGTCCACCTGGGCCTGCAGAAACGCGATCGTGACGTCGGTGAGCGCCGACATGAGTGCGTGCCAGACGTCGGGCGCACCGAGCATCATTGCCTTGGTGTGCTCGTGGTGCTTGCTCGGACCGCCTTCGACCAGATAGGACGCGAGTGTGAAGGGCGCACCGGCGAAGCCGATCAGCGGGACCTCGCCGAGCGCCGAGGTCAGCATCGACACCGCCTGCTCGACGGGCTGGACGGTCTCCCGCTCGAGCGGTCTGATCGCGGCCACGTCGGCGGCGGTGCGCACCGGATGCTCGATCACCGGACCCACGTCGGGCACGATGTCGAGCGCGATACCGGACGCCCGCAGCGGTACCACGATGTCGGAGAACAAGATCGCCGCGTCCACCCCGTGCCTGCGCACCGGCTGCAGGGTGATCTCGGTGATCAGCTCGGCGTCGAAGCAGGCCTGCATCATGGTGTTACGCGCCCGCAGCGCCCGGTACTCGGGCAGCGACCGCCCCGCCTGGCGCATGAACCACACCGGCACCCGGGCGGGTTTGTGACCGCGGGCGGCGGCGAGATAGGGCGAGTCGGGCAGTTCACGGCGGGTGTTCATCGCCATCAATGCTGCCACGGCCCGCACCGTCGCCCGCGAACGCCGCCGACGGCCGCCGCGGGGCCCCCGGGTCACCATCGTGCGTCGGTTCGGCGCGCCTGCGTGGCCCAGCGGCCGAATGGTCTAGCGTCACCGGCGTGACCACCGCCGAACCGGCTCAGTTCCGTGCTGCGGTGGCGGCGATGAATGCCACCACCGTACGGCCGGAGATCGAGCTCGGCCCGATACGCCCACCGCAGCGGCTGGCGCCCTACAGCTACGCCCTGGGCGCCGAGATCCGGCATCCCGAGACCGCGATCGTCCCCGAACGCTCCGAAGGCGACGCCTTCGGGCGGCTGATCCTGCTCCACGACCCGGAGGGCGCCGAGGCGTGGGACGGCACCATGCGGCTGGTGGCGTTCATCCAGGCCGACCTCGACTCCACCGAGGCCGTCGACCCCCTGCTGCCTGAGGTGGCGTGGAGCTGGCTGGTCGAGGCGCTGGAGTCCAAGGCCGATCAGGTGACCGCACTGGGCGGCACGGTCACCGCCACCACCTCGGTGCGCTACGGCGACATCTCCGGCCCGCCGCGTGCGCACCAGCTGGAGCTGCGCGCGTCCTGGACCGCCGTCACACTCGAGCTCGGGCCCCACGTGGAGGCGTTCTGCGAGGTGCTCGAACACGCCGCCGGCCTGCCCCCGACCGGGGTGACCGACCTCAGTTCCCGCACCCGCGCGTGAGATGAGCGAGACCCCCCAGACAGACCCCGAGGGACAGGACGCCGGCGCCGAACCGGCGGCGATCCCGCTGCTCACTCCCGCCGACGGGGTGCCCGACCTCGCGGTGACCACCGACGAGATCCTCGCGGCGGCCGAACTGCTCGCCACCGGGCACGGCCCGTTCGCGATCGACGCCGAGCGCGCGTCGGGTTTCCGGTACTCCAACCGGGCCTACCTGGTGCAGATCCGGCGGGAAGGCGCCGGCACGGTGCTGATCGACCCGGTCAACCACGGCGAGGACCCCACGATGGTGATGGCCCCGCTGGCCGACGTGCTCGACACCGAGGAGTGGGTGCTGCACGCCGCCGACCAGGACCTGCCGTGTCTGGCGGAACTCGGCATGCGCCCGCCGAAGCTGTACGACACCGAACTCGCGGGCCGGCTGGCCGGCTTCGCGCGGGTGAATCTGGCGACGATGGTCTCCGAACTGCTCGGCCTGCAGTTGATGAAGGGCCACGGCGCCGCCGACTGGTCGAAACGCCCGCTGCCCGCCGACTGGCTCAACTACGCCGCACTCGATGTCGAGGTGCTGCTCGAGTTGCGCGACGCGGTCGCCGCAGTGCTCGACGACCAGGGCAAAACCGACTGGGCCGCACAGGAATTCGAGCACCTGCGGACCTACGAGGCGGCGCCGACCCGACGCGACCGGTGGCGCCGCACCTCCGGCATCCACAAGGTGCGTGATCCGCGGGCGCTGGCCGCGGTGCGCGAACTGTGGACCACGCGTGATCACATCGCCCGCAGGCGCGACATCGCACCCGGCCGCATCCTGCCCGACGCCGCCATCATCAACGCCGCCACCGCCGATCCCGACACCGTCGAGAAACTGACCGCGCTTCCGGTGTTCGGCGGCACCCGGCAGCGGCGCAGTGCCCAGGTGTGGCTGGACGCGCTCGACCGCGCACGCCACAACCCGGACCCGCCTGATTCGGCCGAACCGACGAACGGCCCGCCGCCCCCGTCGCGGTGGGCGCGACGCAAACCCGAGGCGGCCGCGCGGCTGGAAGCCGCCCGCGCGGGCCTGTCCGCGCTGGCGGAGCGGGTGGCGGTGCCCTCGGAGAACCTCGTCACGCCCGAGGTGGTGCGACGGCTGTGCTGGGACTGGCAGCCCGCCCCCGACATCGCCGCGGCGGTCGAGGACTTCCTCGTCGCGGCCGGGGTGCGTCCGTGGCAGCGCGACCTGGTGGTGCCGGTGCTGACCGCGGCGCTCGCCCCGTCCTCCACCGAGTGACCCGGGTCGCGGTTTGAGTAATTGACGAACCGGGAACCGCGGAGGGGTGAGTACCCCGGTCACACCCAACCACTCCCCCGACGAGTCGACGAGCCTGCTCCTCGGACCCACACTGCGACACGTCGGCGAGACCACCGCGGTGGTCTGGGTGCAGACCGACCGTCCCGCCGAGGTGACCGTACTCGGTTGCACGGCAAAGACTTTTCAGGTTCAAGAACACCACTACGCGTTGGTCACCGTCACCGGCCTCGACCCGGATTCGACGACCGAGTACCAGGTGCACATCGACGGTGAACTGGTGTGGCCGCTGCCCGGGAGCCCGTTTCCGCCCAGCGTGATTCGCACTCGCGGGCCGCTCAACGCCGAACGGTTGCGAGCGGTGTTCGGCTCGTGCCGCTACCCCAAGACCGGCGTCGAGGAGGTCGACGACAAGCTCGGCGCCGACGCGCTGGACCGCTACGCCGACCGCATGGCCCGGCTCCCGGTCAGCATGTGGCCGGATCTCCTCATCCTGCTCGGCGATCAGGTCTACGCCGACGAATTGACCCCGGAGGCCCGCAGGCACCTGACGGGCCGGCGCCGCCGTCGCGCCAAGCACGGGCAGCGTCCACCGGACGAGGTGGTCAGCTTCGGCGAGTACGAGGGCCTCTACCGGCACTCGTGGTCGGACCCCGAGATCCGCTGGGTGATGTCGACGGTGCCGACCGCGATGATCTTCGACGACCACGACATCCGCGACGACTGGAACACCTCGGCCGCCTGGCGCGCCGAAATGGACGGCCAACCGTGGTGGCGTGACCGCATCCGCGCGGGGCTGGCGTCGTACTGGGTCTACCAGCACATCGGCAACCTCAGCCCCGAGGAGCTGGCCGCCGACGAGGACTACCGGCGGATGCGCAGTGTCGACGGCGACGTGTGGCCGGTACTCGTGGAGATGGCCGACCGCGCCGACGCCGAGGTGGACGCCAACAAGGGCGTGCGGTTCAGCTACCGGTGGGATTTCGGGCGCAACCGCTTCATCATGATGGACACGCGGAACGGCCGGATCCTCGAATCGGGCGAGCGCATGATGATCGGCGAACGCGAATTCGCCTGGCTCGAGGCGCAAACCGCCGACGGGATCGACGACGTGGACCACCTGGTCCTGGGATCCTCGGTGCCGTGGCTGATGCCGCCGGTGTTGTCGGATCTGCAGACCGTCAACGAGATCTCCGCCGACCGTCCGGGATGGCGCGGGGTGCCCGCCGAGAAACTGCGCCAGGCCGCAGATCTCGAGCACTGGCCGGCATTCATCAAGTCGTTCCTGCGGCTGACCACGATGATCCGCCGGGCCGCAACTCATCCCGACGGCCCGGCGACCGTCACGGTGCTCTCCGGCGACGTGCACCACAGCTACGCCGCGAAAGCGGCCCTCGACGGCGTGGACGGCGAGGCCGCCACCGTGCACCAACTGGTGTGCTCACCGGTGCACAACTATGTGCCGTCCTACGTCAAACCGGCGTTCAAGCTCGGCTGGTCGCGACGGTTGGCGCCGGTCCTGCGGCGCTGGGCACGACGCCACGGATCCCCCGAGCTGACCGTCAGCTGGACGAACACGGCCGGGCCGGTTTTCGGCAACACCATTGCGACGCTGCTACTTTCGGGCCGCGACGCCGAGGTGCTGTTCGAACAGCCCGACGCCTCGACCGAACTGCGCGAGGTGGCCCGCATTCCGCTCGGCGGCCGCAGGCCTACGGTCAGTCCAGTCGCTCGCTGACCTCGTCGTCGGCCGGCGTGGCGCCGAGTGCGGCCACCCAGCCGGTGATCTGGCGGGCGATGTTGCGGTCGGTCAGGCCGACGTCGGCGAGCACCTCACCACGCGAGGCGTGGTCGAAGAACCGCTGCGGCAGGCCCAGATCGCGGCACGGCACGTCGACCTCGGCGTGCCGTAGCGTGGCCGAGACGGCCGATCCGATGCCGCCGTGCAGACCGTTGTCCTCGACGGTGACCACCAGCTTGTGGGCGGCGGCCAACTCGGTGAGCCCCGCGGGCACCGGCAGCACCCAGCGCGGGTCGACGACGGTGACACCGATGCCCTGCTTGCGCAGGCGTTCGGCGACGGTCAGCGCCATCGACGCGAACGGTCCGACCGCCACGAGCAGCACGTCGTCGGACAGACCCTCGGCGGGCTCGGCGAGCACGTCGACGCCGCGGCGCCGGCGCAACGCCGGAATGTCCTCGCCCACATCGCCTTTCGGGAAGCGGATGGCGGTGGGACCGTCGTTGACGTCGAGCGCCTCGCCGAGTTCCTCGCGCAGCCGGGCGCCGTCGCGGGGGGCCGCCACCCGCATACCGGGCACGACGCCCAGCACCGACAGATCCCACATGCCGTTGTGGCTGGCCCCGTCCGGACCGGTGACGCCGGACCGGTCGAGCACCAGAGTGACCGGCAGCTTGTGCAGTGCGACGTCCATCATCAGCTGATCGAACGCGCGGTTGAGGAACGTCGAGTAGATGGCGACCACCGGGTGCAGCCCACCCATCGCCAGACCCGCGGCCGACGTCATCGCATGCTGTTCGGCGATGCCGACGTCGAAGAAGCGGTCCGGGAACCGGTCACGGAAGGCGGACAACCCGGTCGGGCCGGGCATGGCCGCGGTGATCGCGACGACGTCGCGGCGCTTTGTGCCGTACGCGACGAGCTCCTCAGCGAACGCTGAGGTCCAGCCGGGAGCGGCGACCTTGGTGGCCAGCCCGGTGGCGACGTCGATGACGCCGCAGGCGTGCATCTGCTCGGCCTCGTCGTTCTCGGCCGGTGCGTAACCGTTGCCCTTACGGGTCACCACGTGCACGATCACCGGCGCGTTGAAGCCGCGGGCGTGCCGAAGCGCCGACTCGACGGCGTGCTCGTCGTGCCCGTCGATCGGGCCGACGTACTTCAGCCCGAGGTCGGTGAACATCACCTGCGGCGACAGCGCGTCCTTCAGGCCCGCCTTGACGCTGTGCATGCACTGGTAGCAGAACTCGCCGATCACCGGCAGACCGCGCACGGCTCTGCGCCCCTCGTCGAGCAGGCGTTCGTAGCCGGGCTGCAGGCGCAGGGCGGCAAGGTGGTCGGCGAACCCGCCGATGGTCGGCGCATAGCTGCGGCCGTTGTCGTTGACGACGATCACCACGGGCCTGCGCGCGGCCGCGATGTTGTTCAGCGCCTCCCAGCACATGCCACCGGTCAGGGCGCCGTCGCCGACGACGGCGACCACGTGGCGGTTGCGGTGCCCGGTCAGCTCGAACGCCTTGGCCAGCCCGTCGGCGTACGACAGGGCCGCGCTGGCGTGACTGGACTCCACCCAGTCGTGCTCGCTCTCGGCGCGCGACGGGTAACCCGACAGGCCGTCCTTCTTGCGCAGCGAGTCGAACTCGTGCGCGCGGCCGGTCAGCATCTTGTGTACGTACGCCTGATGGCCCGTGTCGAAGATCAGCGGATCGTGCGGCGAGTCGAAGACCCGGTGCAGCGCAAGCGTCAACTCGACGACGCCGAGGTTCGGGCCCAGATGCCCTCCGGTGGCAGCAACCTTGTGGATCAGGAACTCGCGGATCTCACCCGCCAGTTCTGACAACTGAGACTGTGAAAGGTGCTGCAGATCGGCGGGACCGCGGATCTGTTCAAGCATTCCGTCAGTCTACGCACGACCTCAGGGCTCAGTCGCGCCGAGACTGGTACACATCGGGCACTCCGTCGTGGTCCGTATCGGCGGTCTCCTGCAGGTGAATCGCCCGGTAGTGGCGGTTGCGGACCCTCAGGAGGACCGCGGCGAGCAACGCCGCGACCACGGACCCGGTGAGCACTCCCACCTTCACGAAATCGTCACGATCTGAGCCGAGACCGTAGGCGAGGTCGCCGATGAGCAGCGACACCGTGAAGCCGATGCCGGCCAGCATCGCCACGCCGAACACGTCGATCCATCGCAGCGCGCTGTCCAGGTTCGCGCGTGTCACCGAGGCCAGCACCCGGGTGGTCAGGTAGATCCCGATGGGTTTTCCGACCACCAGGCCGAACACGATGCCGAGCGTGATGGGGTCGGACATGGCGCGGGTGAAACCGTCGAGCCCGCCGATCGCCACCCCGGCGGCGAAGAACGCGAACGCCGGCACGGCCACACCGGCCGAGATCGGGCGCAGCCGGTGTTCGAAGTGTTCGGCCAGGCCGGGCCCCGCCTCCGGTCCCCCTGCGGCGGCGCTGCGCAGCACGGGCACGGTGAAGCCGAGCAGCACACCGGCGACGGTGGCGTGCACGCCCGATTCGTGGACCAGCACCCAGGTGGCGAAGCCGAGCGGGATCAGCAGCCACCACGAGCGGAGCCGGCGCTGCACGCAGATCCCGAACAGCACGAGCGGGATGACCGCCAGTCCGAGCGCCGTGAAATCGATCCCGTCGGTGTAGAACACCGCGATGACGGTCACCGCGAGCAGATCGTCGACGACGGCCAACGTGAGCAGGAATGTCCGCAGCGCGGTGGGCAGGTGGGTGGACAGGACCGCGAGGACGGCGACGGCGAACGCGATGTCGGTCGCCGTTGGGATGGCCCACCCCTTGACCGCACCGTCACCGACGCCGGCCGTGAACGCGACGAAGATCAGCGCGGGCACCACCATCCCGCCGACCGCGGCGGCGATCGGCAGCGCGGCGCGGGCGGGATCGCGCAGATCGCCCGCGACGAACT comes from the Mycolicibacterium litorale genome and includes:
- a CDS encoding DUF3000 domain-containing protein, which gives rise to MNATTVRPEIELGPIRPPQRLAPYSYALGAEIRHPETAIVPERSEGDAFGRLILLHDPEGAEAWDGTMRLVAFIQADLDSTEAVDPLLPEVAWSWLVEALESKADQVTALGGTVTATTSVRYGDISGPPRAHQLELRASWTAVTLELGPHVEAFCEVLEHAAGLPPTGVTDLSSRTRA
- a CDS encoding protoporphyrinogen oxidase — encoded protein: MSARFCVVGGGISGLVAAYRLRVTAGPDAEITVLDPADRLGGVLRTERVGGQWLDVGAEAFVARRPEVPALLAELGLGGRQIGTTGARPLIYSQSRLHPMPQHTLQGIPSGAVTMAGLVDDATIARITDEPMRPLRWRPGADPSVGDLVADRFGEQVVARSVDPLLGGVYAGSAASIGLRAAAPTLAAALDCGARNLTEAVRDALPPPAPGSVFGAVDGGYTVLLDALRRQAGLHWAQVAVQRVDRTGRGVELLDDEGNRWPADAVVLAVPAPRLPGLVEHIAPRTAAAARRIAVASAAVVALALPGGTPLPQQSGVLVATDDPQRRLRAKAITLSSRKWGQRGNVELVRLSYGRFGDDLARSAGDEDLLSWAAADLATVFGIDAEPVDSHVHRWIDAMPQYGPGHADLVADVRAGLPREVAVAGGYLDGIGVPACVASATRAVAALATAGVAR
- a CDS encoding alkaline phosphatase D family protein yields the protein MSTPVTPNHSPDESTSLLLGPTLRHVGETTAVVWVQTDRPAEVTVLGCTAKTFQVQEHHYALVTVTGLDPDSTTEYQVHIDGELVWPLPGSPFPPSVIRTRGPLNAERLRAVFGSCRYPKTGVEEVDDKLGADALDRYADRMARLPVSMWPDLLILLGDQVYADELTPEARRHLTGRRRRRAKHGQRPPDEVVSFGEYEGLYRHSWSDPEIRWVMSTVPTAMIFDDHDIRDDWNTSAAWRAEMDGQPWWRDRIRAGLASYWVYQHIGNLSPEELAADEDYRRMRSVDGDVWPVLVEMADRADAEVDANKGVRFSYRWDFGRNRFIMMDTRNGRILESGERMMIGEREFAWLEAQTADGIDDVDHLVLGSSVPWLMPPVLSDLQTVNEISADRPGWRGVPAEKLRQAADLEHWPAFIKSFLRLTTMIRRAATHPDGPATVTVLSGDVHHSYAAKAALDGVDGEAATVHQLVCSPVHNYVPSYVKPAFKLGWSRRLAPVLRRWARRHGSPELTVSWTNTAGPVFGNTIATLLLSGRDAEVLFEQPDASTELREVARIPLGGRRPTVSPVAR
- the dxs gene encoding 1-deoxy-D-xylulose-5-phosphate synthase, which encodes MLEQIRGPADLQHLSQSQLSELAGEIREFLIHKVAATGGHLGPNLGVVELTLALHRVFDSPHDPLIFDTGHQAYVHKMLTGRAHEFDSLRKKDGLSGYPSRAESEHDWVESSHASAALSYADGLAKAFELTGHRNRHVVAVVGDGALTGGMCWEALNNIAAARRPVVIVVNDNGRSYAPTIGGFADHLAALRLQPGYERLLDEGRRAVRGLPVIGEFCYQCMHSVKAGLKDALSPQVMFTDLGLKYVGPIDGHDEHAVESALRHARGFNAPVIVHVVTRKGNGYAPAENDEAEQMHACGVIDVATGLATKVAAPGWTSAFAEELVAYGTKRRDVVAITAAMPGPTGLSAFRDRFPDRFFDVGIAEQHAMTSAAGLAMGGLHPVVAIYSTFLNRAFDQLMMDVALHKLPVTLVLDRSGVTGPDGASHNGMWDLSVLGVVPGMRVAAPRDGARLREELGEALDVNDGPTAIRFPKGDVGEDIPALRRRRGVDVLAEPAEGLSDDVLLVAVGPFASMALTVAERLRKQGIGVTVVDPRWVLPVPAGLTELAAAHKLVVTVEDNGLHGGIGSAVSATLRHAEVDVPCRDLGLPQRFFDHASRGEVLADVGLTDRNIARQITGWVAALGATPADDEVSERLD
- a CDS encoding HRDC domain-containing protein, with the protein product MSETPQTDPEGQDAGAEPAAIPLLTPADGVPDLAVTTDEILAAAELLATGHGPFAIDAERASGFRYSNRAYLVQIRREGAGTVLIDPVNHGEDPTMVMAPLADVLDTEEWVLHAADQDLPCLAELGMRPPKLYDTELAGRLAGFARVNLATMVSELLGLQLMKGHGAADWSKRPLPADWLNYAALDVEVLLELRDAVAAVLDDQGKTDWAAQEFEHLRTYEAAPTRRDRWRRTSGIHKVRDPRALAAVRELWTTRDHIARRRDIAPGRILPDAAIINAATADPDTVEKLTALPVFGGTRQRRSAQVWLDALDRARHNPDPPDSAEPTNGPPPPSRWARRKPEAAARLEAARAGLSALAERVAVPSENLVTPEVVRRLCWDWQPAPDIAAAVEDFLVAAGVRPWQRDLVVPVLTAALAPSSTE
- the hemE gene encoding uroporphyrinogen decarboxylase, with translation MNTRRELPDSPYLAAARGHKPARVPVWFMRQAGRSLPEYRALRARNTMMQACFDAELITEITLQPVRRHGVDAAILFSDIVVPLRASGIALDIVPDVGPVIEHPVRTAADVAAIRPLERETVQPVEQAVSMLTSALGEVPLIGFAGAPFTLASYLVEGGPSKHHEHTKAMMLGAPDVWHALMSALTDVTIAFLQAQVDAGVDALQVFDSWAGTLSLADYRRYVLPHSTRVFQALAPAGVPMTHFGVGTAELLGAMSEAIAASGAPGVVGVDWRTSLTDAAGRVERGSALQGNLDPVVLLAGWPVVEPAVRAVVEDGRRAVDAGAAGHVFNLGHGVLPATDPQIVTATVELVHSL
- the nhaA gene encoding Na+/H+ antiporter NhaA — translated: MTPTPFRRARYALLERGSWAESRRIAEILRRETVGGAILLVAATVALLWANSPWSAAYFSLRDLHIGGEPFGLHLDLTVGTWVADGMLAIFFFVVGLELKREFVAGDLRDPARAALPIAAAVGGMVVPALIFVAFTAGVGDGAVKGWAIPTATDIAFAVAVLAVLSTHLPTALRTFLLTLAVVDDLLAVTVIAVFYTDGIDFTALGLAVIPLVLFGICVQRRLRSWWLLIPLGFATWVLVHESGVHATVAGVLLGFTVPVLRSAAAGGPEAGPGLAEHFEHRLRPISAGVAVPAFAFFAAGVAIGGLDGFTRAMSDPITLGIVFGLVVGKPIGIYLTTRVLASVTRANLDSALRWIDVFGVAMLAGIGFTVSLLIGDLAYGLGSDRDDFVKVGVLTGSVVAALLAAVLLRVRNRHYRAIHLQETADTDHDGVPDVYQSRRD
- the hemQ gene encoding hydrogen peroxide-dependent heme synthase, whose amino-acid sequence is MAKLDFDALNSTIRYLMFSVFSVRPGELGYDEQARAAVVDETATFLKQQEERGVVVRGLYDIAGMRADADFMMWTHADTVEALQATYADFRRTTALGRASSPVWSNVALHRPAEFNKSHIPAFLAGEDPGNYICVYPFVRSLDWYLLPDDERRRMLSEHGMAARGYKDVRANTVPAFALGDYEWILAFEAPELHRIVDLMRDLRATDARRHVREETPFFTGPRVGVEELVTRLP